The following coding sequences are from one Pseudomonas mendocina window:
- a CDS encoding bifunctional 2-polyprenyl-6-hydroxyphenol methylase/3-demethylubiquinol 3-O-methyltransferase UbiG, with amino-acid sequence MQRDHREQLQQSWQANADAWAAAVREQRIESRRLVTDAAILQAVLALAPKRVLDVGCGEGWLCRGLAEHGIEPVGVDASAPLIEAARAACDGRSQYRVCGYAELEEHAEQLGRFEVLVCNFALLEEPLEPVMRSLHGLLAPGGSLLIQTLHPWRASHGEPYQDGWRVEDFAGFGEGFQAPMPWFFRTLQSWLSLMGETGWRLEWLQEPLHPESVQPVSLLLLLKPL; translated from the coding sequence ATGCAGCGCGATCACCGAGAACAGCTTCAGCAGAGCTGGCAGGCCAACGCCGATGCCTGGGCTGCCGCGGTGCGCGAACAGCGCATCGAGAGCCGGCGCCTGGTCACCGACGCGGCGATTCTGCAGGCGGTGCTGGCACTGGCGCCCAAGCGCGTGCTGGACGTCGGTTGCGGCGAGGGGTGGCTGTGCCGAGGATTGGCCGAACATGGCATCGAGCCAGTCGGGGTGGATGCGTCCGCACCGCTGATCGAAGCAGCCCGCGCCGCCTGTGATGGCCGCAGCCAGTATCGTGTTTGCGGTTATGCCGAGCTGGAGGAGCATGCCGAGCAACTCGGTCGCTTCGAAGTGCTGGTGTGCAACTTCGCGTTGCTCGAAGAGCCGCTGGAGCCGGTGATGCGCAGCCTGCACGGGCTGTTGGCGCCGGGCGGCAGTCTGCTGATTCAGACCCTGCATCCGTGGCGCGCCAGCCATGGTGAGCCTTATCAGGATGGCTGGCGGGTAGAGGACTTCGCCGGTTTCGGTGAGGGTTTCCAGGCGCCCATGCCCTGGTTCTTCCGCACCTTGCAGTCCTGGTTGTCCCTGATGGGCGAGACCGGTTGGCGTCTGGAGTGGTTGCAGGAGCCGCTGCACCCGGAAAGCGTGCAGCCTGTGTCATTGTTGCTGCTGCTCAAGCCGCTCTGA
- a CDS encoding transglycosylase domain-containing protein gives MGALWQSDPEQRDLRSSALPIAGTARGSKSRRWRLLLYLLLIALLLVAVALFVFELRSAHFQARELSRYAASLTYQVEPGPSPSILYPSDGPFDKRQGYAYLPLMLERLQQRDFLISAQSRFSPELMAYSSHGLFPPFVEKSQSGLSISDCRGTPFYEFHYPQQGYADFASIPPLVVSSLLFIENRYLLDPAQPQANPAVDWPRFAMAALSQLGKVLDMQDQSAGGSTLATQLEKYRHSPDGLTLSAGEKLRQMISASVRAYQQGPQTLEARQNIVRDYLNSVPLSAAPGHGEVHGLADGLRIWYGADFERSNALLDPSRSPDASLAERGLALRQMLSLMIAQRRPSYYLAQGRKEMETLTESHIRLLASGGLIDTKLRDAALSQKLHYRDWQQEPNLRPVESDKGISVARSRLSNLLGMPLYDLDRLDLAARSTLQRDLQQQTSAYLQHLADPEFAGKIGLFGDRLLSPEKTAEVRYSFTLFERTATGSLVRVQTDSTDQPFDINEGSKLELGSTAKLRVLATYLEIIAELHQRHSGKTPAELRALEIAEQDHLSRWAVDYLRSNPGVDLASMLDAALERRYSANPHERFFTGGGVHTFGNFRREDNGRNPTLRESLRESINLPFVRLMRDLVRYSTYQSSAELLKDDKDPRRQEYLQRFADREGRTFLLRFWRKYQGQPEQQRLETFLSGLRQTSARLAAVHRYLIPNADEATFAAFLRAQVPQENLSDARITRLYNDYGPGAYSLPDQGYIARVHPLELWLLGFLIQQPQASFSDAVAASVDERQEVYGWLFRSRHKSARDSRIRIMLEVEAFSDIHRRWKNLGYPFQHLVPSLATALGSSGDRPAALAELMGIIQNDGIRQPVQRIDELHFAANTPYETRVERDPQSGKRVMPSEVAAALRGALSQVVEGGTARRLQGSFRLADGQALTLGGKTGTGDNRIESVGAGGRVLSSRAMNRTATFVFFLGPRHYGTLTAFVPGREAERFTFTSALPVQVLKGMAPILTPYLEPGSATLCQAPLSAQQASWQ, from the coding sequence ATGGGCGCATTATGGCAATCCGACCCTGAGCAGCGCGATTTACGCTCGAGTGCTCTCCCCATTGCGGGTACGGCGCGGGGCTCGAAGTCACGACGTTGGCGCCTGCTGCTGTATCTGCTGCTGATTGCCCTGCTGCTGGTCGCTGTTGCGCTGTTCGTATTCGAATTGCGCAGCGCCCACTTCCAGGCACGTGAGCTGAGCCGCTACGCCGCCAGCCTGACCTATCAGGTCGAACCCGGGCCCAGCCCGAGCATCCTCTATCCCAGCGATGGCCCCTTTGATAAACGCCAGGGCTATGCCTATCTGCCATTGATGCTGGAGCGCCTGCAACAGCGCGACTTCCTGATCAGCGCACAATCGCGCTTCTCCCCGGAACTGATGGCGTACAGCAGTCACGGCCTGTTTCCCCCCTTCGTCGAGAAGAGTCAGAGCGGGCTGAGCATCAGCGACTGCCGTGGCACACCGTTCTACGAATTTCACTACCCGCAGCAAGGCTATGCCGATTTCGCCAGTATCCCGCCGCTGGTCGTCAGCAGCCTGCTGTTCATCGAGAACCGCTATCTGCTCGATCCCGCCCAACCTCAGGCCAACCCGGCGGTGGACTGGCCACGCTTTGCCATGGCCGCGCTGTCGCAGCTCGGCAAGGTACTCGACATGCAGGATCAATCCGCGGGGGGCAGCACCCTGGCCACCCAGCTGGAGAAATACCGCCACTCCCCCGACGGCCTGACCCTGTCGGCAGGCGAGAAGCTGCGGCAGATGATTTCCGCCAGCGTGCGCGCTTATCAGCAGGGGCCGCAGACCCTCGAGGCTCGGCAAAACATCGTGCGTGACTACCTCAACAGCGTGCCGCTGTCGGCAGCCCCAGGGCATGGCGAAGTTCACGGCCTGGCCGACGGCCTGCGCATCTGGTACGGCGCCGACTTCGAGCGCAGCAACGCCCTGCTCGATCCGAGTCGCTCGCCCGATGCCAGCCTGGCCGAACGCGGCCTGGCCCTGCGCCAGATGTTGTCACTGATGATCGCCCAGCGCCGCCCGTCCTATTATCTGGCGCAGGGGCGCAAGGAAATGGAGACCCTGACCGAAAGCCACATCCGCCTGCTGGCGAGTGGCGGGCTGATCGACACGAAACTGCGCGACGCAGCCTTGAGCCAGAAACTGCATTATCGCGACTGGCAGCAGGAACCCAACCTGCGCCCGGTGGAAAGCGACAAGGGCATCAGCGTCGCCCGTTCACGCTTGTCCAATCTGCTGGGTATGCCTCTTTACGATCTCGACCGTCTCGACCTGGCCGCGCGCAGTACTCTGCAACGCGACCTGCAGCAGCAGACCAGCGCTTATTTGCAACACCTGGCCGACCCCGAGTTCGCCGGCAAGATTGGCCTGTTCGGTGATCGCCTGCTGTCACCGGAGAAAACCGCCGAAGTGCGCTACAGCTTCACCCTGTTCGAACGCACCGCAACGGGCAGCCTAGTTCGCGTGCAGACCGACAGCACCGACCAACCCTTCGACATCAACGAGGGCAGCAAACTGGAACTGGGCTCGACCGCCAAGCTGCGCGTGCTCGCGACCTACCTGGAAATCATCGCGGAACTGCATCAACGCCATTCAGGCAAGACACCCGCCGAGCTGCGTGCGCTGGAGATCGCCGAACAGGATCACCTCAGCCGCTGGGCCGTGGATTACCTGCGCAGCAATCCAGGCGTCGACCTCGCGAGCATGCTCGACGCCGCACTGGAGCGACGCTACTCCGCCAACCCGCATGAGCGCTTCTTCACTGGCGGCGGCGTGCACACCTTCGGCAACTTCCGTCGCGAGGACAATGGCCGCAACCCCACACTGCGCGAGTCCCTGCGCGAGTCGATCAACCTGCCATTCGTGCGCCTGATGCGCGATCTGGTGCGTTACAGCACCTATCAGAGCAGCGCCGAACTGCTCAAGGACGACAAGGATCCTCGGCGCCAGGAGTACCTGCAGCGCTTCGCCGACCGGGAAGGTCGCACCTTCCTTCTGCGTTTCTGGCGCAAGTACCAGGGCCAGCCCGAACAGCAACGCCTGGAGACCTTTCTCAGCGGCCTGCGGCAGACCTCGGCACGCTTGGCTGCCGTGCATCGCTACCTGATACCGAATGCCGACGAGGCGACGTTCGCCGCCTTCCTGCGCGCCCAGGTACCGCAGGAGAACCTCAGCGATGCACGCATCACCCGGCTCTACAACGACTACGGCCCCGGCGCCTACAGCCTGCCGGATCAGGGCTACATCGCCCGCGTTCACCCGTTAGAGCTGTGGCTGCTGGGCTTTCTCATCCAGCAACCACAAGCCAGCTTCAGCGATGCCGTGGCCGCCAGCGTCGACGAGCGCCAGGAGGTCTACGGCTGGCTGTTCCGCAGCCGGCACAAGAGTGCCCGCGACAGCCGCATCCGCATCATGCTTGAGGTGGAGGCGTTCTCCGACATCCACCGCCGCTGGAAGAATCTCGGCTACCCCTTCCAGCACCTCGTGCCGTCGCTGGCGACTGCCTTGGGCAGCTCTGGCGACCGCCCGGCGGCGCTGGCCGAGTTGATGGGCATCATTCAGAACGACGGCATTCGCCAGCCGGTGCAACGCATCGATGAACTGCACTTTGCAGCCAACACCCCCTACGAAACGCGAGTCGAACGTGATCCGCAGAGTGGCAAGCGGGTCATGCCATCGGAGGTCGCTGCGGCATTGCGCGGCGCGCTTTCCCAAGTCGTCGAAGGTGGCACGGCACGTCGCCTGCAAGGCAGTTTCCGACTGGCAGACGGCCAGGCGCTGACCCTTGGCGGCAAGACCGGCACCGGTGACAACCGCATCGAAAGCGTCGGCGCTGGCGGACGGGTGCTGAGTTCACGGGCGATGAACCGCACCGCCACCTTCGTATTCTTTCTCGGCCCTCGTCACTACGGCACCCTGACGGCTTTCGTGCCGGGGCGCGAGGCCGAGCGCTTCACCTTCACGTCGGCACTACCGGTGCAGGTACTCAAAGGCATGGCGCCGATCCTCACGCCCTACCTCGAACCCGGCAGCGCCACCCTGTGCCAGGCGCCGTTATCGGCGCAGCAGGCCAGTTGGCAGTAA
- a CDS encoding HIT domain-containing protein — protein sequence MFALDSRLQQDCLLIGDFPLCRLLLMNDSHYPWFILVPRREEVSELFQLDAADQRQLWYETTLLAETLKDTFAADKMNVATLGNVVSQLHMHVIVRRRDDAAWPAPVWGRHPAQAYADEQVRRLKDKLRLVLTEDFQFAGEPA from the coding sequence ATGTTCGCCCTGGATTCGCGTTTGCAGCAGGACTGTCTGCTGATCGGGGATTTCCCCCTGTGTCGTTTGTTGTTGATGAACGACTCCCATTACCCCTGGTTCATCCTCGTGCCGCGCCGCGAGGAGGTCAGCGAGTTGTTTCAGCTGGATGCCGCCGATCAGCGCCAGCTCTGGTACGAAACCACATTGCTGGCCGAGACGCTCAAGGACACCTTCGCTGCCGACAAGATGAACGTGGCCACGCTGGGTAACGTTGTCAGTCAGTTGCATATGCATGTCATCGTTCGCCGGCGTGACGACGCTGCCTGGCCTGCTCCTGTGTGGGGGCGGCACCCCGCGCAGGCCTATGCGGATGAGCAGGTGCGCCGCCTCAAGGACAAGCTGCGCCTGGTACTGACCGAGGATTTTCAGTTCGCGGGAGAGCCGGCATGA
- a CDS encoding aldo/keto reductase produces MRTIELAGVAVPVIGQGTWRMGEDQRQRAREIAALQEGIDLGLTLIDTAEMYGEGGAEEVVGAAIAGRRDEVFLVSKVYPHNASLQGVQAACERSLRRLGCESIDLYLLHWRGRYPLAETVEGFERLREQGKIGAWGVSNFDLDDLLELDQPACATNQVLYNLEARGIEYDLLPWQQQATLPLMAYCPLSQAGALLHEPALLEVARRHAVTPAQVALAWTLRQEGVIAIPKAVSRQHLRDNAAAASLILDRGDLEVLDAAFAPPRGKQRLEMV; encoded by the coding sequence ATGCGTACGATTGAATTGGCTGGCGTTGCGGTGCCGGTAATAGGGCAGGGCACCTGGCGCATGGGCGAGGATCAGCGCCAGCGCGCGCGTGAGATCGCAGCCCTGCAAGAAGGCATCGATTTGGGGCTGACGCTGATCGACACCGCTGAAATGTACGGTGAGGGTGGCGCCGAGGAAGTCGTCGGCGCCGCTATCGCTGGGCGGCGCGACGAGGTGTTTCTGGTCAGCAAGGTGTACCCACACAATGCCAGCCTGCAGGGTGTCCAGGCCGCTTGCGAGCGTAGCCTACGGCGCCTGGGTTGTGAGTCTATCGACCTCTATCTGCTGCATTGGCGCGGGCGCTATCCGCTGGCAGAAACGGTGGAGGGCTTCGAGCGCCTGCGCGAACAGGGCAAGATCGGCGCCTGGGGCGTTTCCAACTTCGATCTGGATGACCTGCTCGAACTGGATCAGCCAGCCTGCGCGACCAATCAGGTGCTATACAACCTCGAAGCCCGCGGCATCGAATATGACCTGCTGCCCTGGCAACAGCAGGCGACCCTGCCATTGATGGCCTACTGTCCGTTGAGCCAGGCAGGGGCACTGCTACATGAGCCGGCGCTGTTGGAAGTGGCCAGGCGTCATGCCGTTACACCTGCTCAGGTAGCGCTGGCCTGGACGCTCAGGCAGGAAGGCGTGATCGCCATTCCCAAGGCGGTGAGCCGCCAACATCTACGTGACAACGCTGCGGCGGCTTCACTGATTCTGGATAGAGGTGATCTGGAGGTGCTGGATGCGGCGTTTGCACCGCCGCGAGGCAAGCAGAGACTAGAGATGGTCTGA
- a CDS encoding VOC family protein, whose product MQLLLNLDVPDLQAAVAFYRQALDLRVGRYLFEGSVVEMLGAPVPIYLLHKAAGSPPCPGVPSPRDYERHWMPLHLDFIVEDLDAALARALAAGARQEGEISEQQWGRLVTLSDPFGHGLCLLQWCGDGYGQVTTRSGESDAYD is encoded by the coding sequence ATGCAATTGCTGCTCAATCTTGACGTGCCCGACCTGCAGGCGGCTGTCGCGTTCTATCGGCAGGCACTCGATCTGCGTGTGGGACGCTATCTGTTCGAGGGCAGCGTAGTCGAAATGCTCGGTGCCCCGGTGCCGATTTACCTTCTGCACAAGGCTGCCGGGTCGCCTCCTTGCCCGGGTGTGCCATCGCCGCGTGATTACGAGCGTCACTGGATGCCTTTACACCTCGATTTCATCGTCGAGGATCTCGATGCTGCACTGGCCCGCGCGCTGGCAGCAGGTGCGCGTCAGGAAGGCGAAATCAGTGAGCAGCAATGGGGGCGCCTGGTAACGCTTAGCGACCCCTTCGGCCATGGTCTGTGCCTGTTGCAATGGTGTGGCGATGGTTACGGGCAGGTCACAACCCGTTCAGGAGAGAGTGATGCGTACGATTGA
- a CDS encoding OprD family porin, with protein MQVMKWSVIALAVAAGTSQMAVASSQSESNGFIEDSSFNIFTRALYFNRDYRNGGGNIEDPSKSSGYKSGYREESGLGLRLLYESGFTQGTVGVGFDAHSLSSVKLDSGKGRTGTDQFATDSDGTPEDTQSEVGGAIKFRISDTVLKYGNQFVASPVFSTDDSRILPEVATGTYLVSNEIKGLELSAGRFTGLSSQVQTARDSVELTSTNLVGANYQFTENFSAGYHFADTEDYWKKHYINANYTIPFSDDQSLNFDLNAYRTKSQEKELGDKVDNKLWSLAGAYSFGAHTVTLAYQQSSGETPYAYGVDGAGTVWVANAVTNEFWSEDEKSAQVRYDIDMSSYGVPGLSFMARYVKGWNVTSDAGTDGKEHELGFSAKYVIQDGAAKDLSLRLALNRARADQVAANGAANFGGASGDFNEVRFFIDYPLSVL; from the coding sequence ATGCAAGTGATGAAGTGGAGCGTAATCGCCCTGGCAGTAGCCGCGGGCACCAGCCAAATGGCAGTGGCTTCCAGCCAGTCCGAGTCGAACGGTTTTATCGAAGACAGCAGCTTCAACATTTTCACCCGCGCCCTGTACTTCAACCGCGACTACCGTAATGGTGGTGGCAACATTGAAGATCCCAGCAAATCTAGCGGCTACAAGAGCGGCTACCGTGAAGAAAGCGGTCTAGGCCTGCGTCTGCTGTACGAGTCCGGCTTTACTCAAGGCACCGTGGGTGTAGGTTTCGACGCTCACTCCCTGTCCAGCGTTAAACTGGACAGCGGCAAGGGCCGTACCGGCACCGACCAGTTCGCTACTGACAGCGACGGCACTCCTGAAGATACTCAGAGCGAAGTTGGCGGCGCTATCAAATTCCGCATCTCCGATACCGTTCTGAAATACGGCAACCAGTTCGTGGCCAGCCCGGTATTCTCCACCGACGACAGCCGCATCCTGCCGGAAGTTGCCACCGGTACCTATCTGGTCAGCAACGAAATCAAAGGGCTGGAGCTGAGCGCTGGTCGTTTCACCGGCCTGAGCAGCCAGGTTCAAACCGCCCGCGACTCCGTTGAACTGACCTCGACCAACCTCGTAGGTGCAAACTACCAGTTCACCGAGAACTTCAGCGCCGGCTACCACTTCGCCGACACCGAAGACTACTGGAAAAAGCACTACATCAACGCCAACTACACCATCCCATTCAGCGATGATCAGTCCCTGAACTTCGATCTGAATGCCTACCGCACCAAGAGTCAAGAGAAAGAGCTTGGCGACAAGGTCGACAACAAGCTGTGGAGCTTGGCTGGTGCTTACAGCTTCGGCGCTCACACTGTCACCCTGGCTTACCAACAATCTAGCGGTGAGACCCCCTACGCCTATGGTGTAGATGGTGCTGGTACCGTCTGGGTAGCTAACGCCGTGACCAACGAATTCTGGAGCGAAGACGAGAAGTCCGCACAGGTTCGTTACGACATCGACATGAGCAGCTACGGCGTACCTGGCCTGAGCTTCATGGCTCGTTACGTCAAAGGCTGGAACGTTACCTCCGACGCCGGCACCGACGGCAAGGAACACGAACTGGGCTTCAGCGCCAAGTACGTGATCCAAGACGGCGCCGCGAAGGATCTGTCCCTGCGTCTGGCACTCAACCGTGCCCGCGCCGACCAAGTTGCAGCCAACGGCGCAGCTAACTTCGGTGGCGCTAGCGGTGACTTCAACGAAGTTCGCTTCTTCATCGACTACCCGCTGAGCGTTCTGTAA
- a CDS encoding PaaI family thioesterase gives MTALDVQTLIRAGLPMAEDIDLRIDRLDDEGVLARVPFQAKLVRPGGTLSGPTIMALGDAAMYAVVLGRLGRVEMAVTSNLNINFLVKPKPVDLLADARILRLSRRQAVCEVSLYSAGNESELVAHVTGTYALPL, from the coding sequence TTGACTGCGCTTGACGTTCAGACGCTGATTCGGGCGGGGCTACCAATGGCCGAAGACATCGATCTGCGGATCGACCGGCTCGATGACGAGGGTGTGCTGGCACGGGTGCCGTTTCAGGCCAAATTGGTGCGTCCAGGTGGAACGCTCTCTGGCCCGACCATCATGGCGTTGGGTGATGCAGCCATGTATGCCGTCGTGCTGGGGCGGCTCGGCCGAGTGGAGATGGCGGTAACCTCCAATCTCAATATCAACTTTCTGGTCAAACCCAAGCCGGTGGATTTGCTGGCTGATGCACGGATATTACGCTTGAGCCGACGTCAGGCAGTTTGTGAAGTGTCGTTATATTCGGCGGGTAATGAGAGCGAGTTGGTTGCACATGTGACAGGGACTTATGCCTTACCTCTTTAA
- a CDS encoding SlyX family protein: protein MSLDARVMELESRLAFQDDTIQALNDELIEQQKRIERLQLQVMALARRQEEAQGQASIAIDEAPPPHY from the coding sequence ATGAGTCTCGACGCTCGTGTGATGGAGCTGGAGAGTCGTCTGGCTTTCCAGGATGACACCATTCAGGCCTTGAACGATGAGCTGATCGAGCAGCAGAAACGCATCGAGCGCTTGCAATTGCAGGTAATGGCTCTCGCGCGACGTCAGGAGGAGGCCCAGGGGCAGGCGAGTATCGCTATAGACGAAGCACCGCCACCGCATTACTGA
- a CDS encoding proline--tRNA ligase, which produces MRTSQFLLSTLKETPSDAVVISHQLMLRAGMIRKLASGLYTWLPMGLRVLRKVETVVREEMNATGALEVLMPAIQPAELWQESGRWVQYGPELLRVKDRHDREFCVGPTHEEVITDLARNELNSYKQLPINMYQIQTKFRDEIRPRFGLMRGREFIMKDAYSFHADQASLQETYDRMHQAYCNVFSRLGLNFRPVQADTGSIGGTGSHEFHVLAESGEDDIAFSNVSDYAANIEKAEAIPREKARLAAAEDMRLIDTPNTKTIDALVQGFGLAIEKTIKTLVVHAAEEGKLIALIVRGDHELNEIKAANLEQVASPLQMASEAEIRAAIGAGPGSLGPVNLPIPCIIDRSVALMSDFAAGANIEDKHYFGVNWERDLPLPEVADLRNVVAGDPSPDGQGTLEIKRGIEVGHIFQLGTKYSEAMNCQVLGENGKPVTLTMGCYGIGVSRVVAAAIEQNFDERGIRWNDALAPFQIALVPLRYETEQVREATDKLYAELTAAGYEVLLDDRDKKTSPGIKFADMELIGIPHRVVVSDRGLADGNLEYKSRAETEAQAVPLADILPFLQARISR; this is translated from the coding sequence ATGCGTACCAGTCAGTTCCTGCTCTCGACCCTGAAAGAAACCCCTTCCGATGCCGTGGTGATCAGCCACCAGCTGATGCTGCGTGCCGGCATGATCCGCAAACTGGCCTCCGGCCTGTACACCTGGCTACCGATGGGCCTGCGCGTGCTGCGCAAGGTCGAGACCGTGGTGCGTGAAGAAATGAACGCCACAGGCGCGCTGGAAGTGCTGATGCCAGCCATCCAGCCTGCCGAGCTGTGGCAGGAATCTGGCCGCTGGGTGCAGTACGGCCCCGAACTGCTGCGCGTGAAGGATCGTCATGATCGCGAGTTCTGCGTCGGCCCGACCCACGAAGAAGTGATCACCGACCTGGCCCGTAACGAGCTGAACAGCTACAAGCAACTGCCGATCAACATGTACCAGATCCAGACCAAGTTCCGTGACGAAATCCGTCCACGCTTCGGTCTGATGCGCGGCCGTGAGTTCATCATGAAGGACGCCTACTCCTTCCATGCCGACCAGGCTTCCCTGCAGGAAACCTACGACCGCATGCATCAGGCGTACTGTAATGTCTTCAGCCGCCTGGGCCTCAACTTCCGTCCGGTACAGGCCGATACTGGCTCCATCGGTGGCACCGGCTCGCACGAATTCCATGTGCTGGCAGAGTCTGGTGAAGACGATATCGCCTTCAGCAATGTCTCCGACTACGCCGCCAACATCGAGAAGGCCGAAGCTATCCCGCGTGAGAAAGCGCGCCTTGCAGCGGCCGAAGACATGCGCCTGATCGATACGCCCAACACCAAGACCATCGACGCGCTGGTACAGGGCTTCGGTCTGGCCATCGAGAAGACCATCAAGACCCTGGTGGTGCACGCGGCCGAAGAAGGCAAGCTGATCGCCCTGATCGTGCGCGGTGACCATGAACTGAACGAAATCAAGGCCGCCAATCTGGAACAGGTTGCCAGCCCGCTGCAGATGGCCAGTGAAGCCGAGATTCGTGCCGCTATTGGCGCCGGCCCCGGCTCCCTCGGTCCGGTCAACCTGCCGATCCCCTGCATCATCGATCGCAGCGTCGCACTGATGAGCGACTTCGCTGCTGGCGCCAATATCGAAGACAAGCACTATTTCGGCGTCAACTGGGAGCGCGATCTGCCCCTGCCTGAGGTTGCCGATCTGCGCAACGTCGTCGCTGGTGACCCCAGCCCGGATGGCCAAGGCACCCTGGAAATCAAACGTGGCATCGAAGTCGGTCACATCTTCCAGCTCGGTACCAAGTACAGCGAAGCGATGAACTGCCAGGTACTTGGCGAGAACGGCAAGCCAGTGACCCTGACCATGGGCTGCTACGGCATCGGCGTATCCCGCGTGGTAGCCGCCGCCATCGAGCAGAATTTCGACGAGCGCGGTATTCGCTGGAACGACGCCCTGGCCCCCTTCCAGATCGCCCTGGTACCGCTGCGCTATGAGACCGAGCAAGTACGCGAGGCCACCGACAAGCTGTACGCCGAGCTGACTGCCGCCGGCTACGAGGTGCTGCTGGATGATCGCGACAAGAAAACCAGCCCCGGTATCAAGTTCGCCGACATGGAGCTGATCGGTATTCCGCACCGCGTGGTCGTCAGTGACCGTGGTCTGGCCGATGGCAACCTGGAGTACAAGAGCCGCGCCGAAACCGAAGCGCAGGCTGTGCCGCTGGCCGACATCCTGCCGTTCCTGCAAGCCCGTATCAGCCGCTGA